The Vitis vinifera cultivar Pinot Noir 40024 chromosome 8, ASM3070453v1 genome segment ATGGACCATCAACCAAAGTTGGAAAAACATGGACCATTTTTTCCAAGAAAATGTCATTATCATTCTTACTTGCTGGTATCAACAGTAAAATGTCCCAATTCTTTCTATGAATATGAAAAGTTTTAATGAAAGGAAacacaaccttttttttataggcatgAAAATCTCCTAAAACAAATGGTCCACAGCAAACGGAAACACAGCTCCTACCATCTCACCAATGGTATGAAGAACTTCCCAGTAAGCTCATCATAATCCCAAGCAAGAGCTATTGTCATGTTTTTCTAATAAGCATATTGGAATATattgaattaacaaaacaacCTAACAAAAAGGGGATGCAATACTAGCACACAGGAAGTATGCAAGGCACAACacaattaaaaggaaaaagggaaggGCATATAAAACCATCGTTGCCTACCCCATATGCAGACTATCAAAATATCTATCAACACACAACTATTATTTCCTCCCTCCACCCCAAACCAGCAAGGAGAATGCCTTTCATCTCCAGAATTTTATGCTCCAGAACCTTAAaaaattcttctatttttctctttgcAAATAGTCCAGAATAAAACAGGAACACTTTTCTCCTTGACCCATGAAAAAGCCAGTCCACCTTAATAGAACTTCTCTAGCCTTCCAAGGAAGGGTCCAAGCCACCTAGAAAAGACCATAAATTGGATGTCCACTCAGAATAAATAAGAATATGGTCAGCTGACTCCAGCTACTTGCAGAGAGAACCCCCATTTACCAAATTGATTGTCAAGCGTACTCTGTTAACACCAACAGTACAGTTCTAATTTACCAGATTTTTTGGTTCATacttttaatgaaaagaaagaaaatatttgaaatatacaTATAACTGCAAAGAGGAATCAGCAAAAGGAAAAACAGTTGCCACATGTTTCCCTACAACATCAAAGACACTGGATAAAAGGTCAATCCCCCTCCCAAAATAGGTCTCCACGCTCTTCAcaggaaagggaaagaaaacaaagaaagggaaaaataatgaaaagaaaagaagaaagaaaacctgGGCATCCTACTCTAATCCTAGCTAAATAAACAACTACAGAACTATACATTCACGAAGCCTTAGTAACAAGTTCAAACTTTTGCCAATCTTTCCATCATAGCATTAGTAAGTCCCTAAAAGCATCGAGCACCTTGAAACCCCAGTAACTTGCATCTCAGAATCCCTTCTAGAAGACGCTCAAAGCTATTTTAGTACGACAAGACACCTCAGGAAGAGTAGAAAGTTGCCACAACCCAGGGCTTTTAGGAAGCCAAAGTCGGCCATTTTACAAACTTCTTGGGCGAGAAGGCCAAAATGGTGTCAAGGAGAAcattgagatgccatccttTTGGAATGCAAGGCTAATTGCTCTGGAACAAGTAAGAGATTCTCTAGACAAAATACAGTGTTCTGCTTCTAGAAGCAGCACAATATTGGTTGGCCATCCTGCTTCTAGGGTCAAATCACACAATGGGAAGCATCAAATCCCATCATCCACTTAAGCATGAGAACAAGAGTTGTGATCTACGTAAATCAGACTGACTCATTAGGACcaagtgcaaaaaaaaaattgatgagtAAAGATTAGATATAGTAACAGTGGTTAGCAAAAGGGCACATAAAAGCATACATGAATACACAAGGGCTCTAAAAGACCAAAACAAGGAGAGTGGATACACAAAAAACATCAACCATGCCTTAGAGCTTAACCATTCAACAAAGTCCATCATGGACGGGTAGCAATCTTCCATATAGATTCTAAGCCACTCCAAAAAAACAGGTCTACAAGGGAAGTATCCTTGAAGGATgttctaaatttaatattttaagaagCCTAGAAAGTTAGAAGCCTGGACGAAATGCTCCCATTAAACCCACTGGGAGAACCATCACCAAACAACCCCGGAGCTCATATAATATTCAAGGTGCCCAAGTGCCCTTCAAGTCTCCCTCAAGTTACTTTAGAAGAGTTAAATGGCAAGAGTATCACCTGAAGGGCAAAGATCTTTTTGGGAGTCAAAGGAAAAGATCGAGGCACTTGAGGAATACACTAATCAAAATTTATGCTTTTTGTTAACTGATTTAAAACATCACTTACAGACAAGCGTGACTTTATAGGTTTTAAGGAAATACATAGGGCCTTAGAACACAATCATAAAATCAGGATGGTCCCAGAAGGTAGGCAGACTTGGGAGGATGGGAACAGAGTCACAGGAGAAaggtaatgaaaaaaaaagatatgatcAATTAAAACAAACCACTTCAGAAGCAATATGCAATAATTACAATGATGGCTTCCATTACAACTTGCTTAGTTAAAGATAGATAAGGTACCTGGCCAATCTTCAATGTACtcaccaaaagaaaaaagaatatttcaatttgCCAAACCAAATTATACAAAAGCAACTTGCATTTGTAAGATTTTAGGCAATGTGATGTAATGATTTCCAACCATTCACACAAGCTGTTTGATTTTAAACCACGAACATTGTTCAACTTTCTAATGGCTTGAAAattcatatgaaaataagaaGGAATCTCAAGATGCTCTTATCAGCCTCACATGACACAAATCTCCAAAAAGAACTCTTGATTGCAATATCAGAGAATTTCAGAAAATTTACAGCCTATTTGTTTCCAAATGTGCACGACTCAAAACCTAAATCCAATCATAATACCTGGATTCCAAAGATGTTGTAGTCCTAGATAATCTCCCTGCAtcaacatgaaaataaaattattagaagGGGGGGAATGAAGGGTATGCAGTAAACTATTTCTGGAAATTTGACAAGTAGAGCAAAACAAAATGAAGCAGAGAAGATTCAAACTCCTAAATAAGCTCTTATCATGTACCTTTCGAACAGTGGCTTCTGAAAATTGAGGTAAGTTTATCCTGTTGGCAACATCCTTTTGTTGAGGGCTTTAGTTTCAGaagcaaattaaataattctttgTTTATATTTGTATTGTCTCCATTCCCTGAAAACATGCATGGAAAGGCTAATTAAagataatagaaaataagagaatgcAGAGCACCATCAAAGGCATAGGACATGGGCAGGTAGTGGATAAAACAgaatttctctcacattttcataaaaaattctgATGCAAAATGCCCTCATATGACACATAAATACCAAAGTTTCCAAACATCATTTATACAGAACGTCATAAGCAATGAACTGTAATCTGCTTTTCACAAGCATTGATAAAAACGGTATGTGCAGAGCTTATGATGAGTACCATTGAAGTGATAAAACAGAGGGCTAAGTAATACAAACTGTGTTAGAAGAAATCAGCTCATGAGCAGCTTGACTCAGCTTGCTCACAAACATACATGCATATAGCTTATGATGGGTTCCAGGAAGGTGATAAAAGAGAGAGTGACTCAACTGTGTTAGAAGAAAGCTACTTGTAAGTAGCTTTGCTTGGCTTGTTCACCATAGATGCAAGCCAAACCTAACCTGAACTTTCAAGTTCAATTGCTTCCGCATGCCAAGCTCAGTGTGATTAGACCAAAAATAGGTATGATTATCAGAGGgttgtaatttaaaaatttccCAAACAGAACACTTTAAGAGACCGGTTGAGAAATAAAATAGTCATTatgttgaaatattgaatagGATCTTGGATTATGTTATCACCACTAATTTGTATTGGTAGAGCTTGGAGCGATTGGATGGATGgattttgacatgaaaaatgttataattagaaaGTCAAAAGTGTTGGGACTTGACATGAACCAATTGGATTAGGACAAGATTGTGAACAAGCTCCAACATGTTCAAATCTACAAGATCAAAGAAACTTGTGCAGGAAAAGCTGAGcttggataaatgttaagacCAAGCTCAGCTCCAGAGTTATCCAGCTTCAACCAACCAAAGCTTCAATTGCCCAGTACTGAGCTCAATTAGCTCATTTATACCTTTAGTTTTTACTATTTACACATTGCTTATTCCCTTGAACTaaggaaaacaaatataaaagaaaaatgtaaacaCATAAATACATAATGCCAGCCTCAAACACAATAATAGCAAGTACCTAGTCCCTACTCCCAACAAAGTACCATATAATTCATGAGACTTCTAgtaaaatatcaataatgacTAGTCTTTGGATAAATCAGAATACATGCAATAGTAGTAATTAAGTCTGAGGGTATGAACAAAATCTTAAGACTCTGTAATGAGTGGACCTGCaccaaattttaaattcaattggcATAAGTTTCTCAAGGATTGCAAttcttataagaattttttgAGCATAATCTAACTATACTGCCGGTCGGGGATTTAGAATGTTCTTAAACAGGGAGGGAAGCTATTTTGTCACCATAGttcaaattaattcaaagttcCTAATTTCAACAAATGGACATCTCTTCTAATTCCGGTGGAACCAATCTTATTAACATTTCAATATATCCTGTAATTCTCACATCCAAATCTTAGATTCCATGATAATGTTAAACTCATAAGTATACAATTAAACTGCAAAATATTTGACCTTAAGAAAAATGATGGTGGAGGATAACCACTCAATTTCGCTTTCTTGGACAGAATCGACCTCTGCCTCCTCTCTACAAAGCTGAGAAATTGTATCCATTGTTATGAAGTAATTGTCGTCTGAATAACCAAAGAGAGAAACTGGAGCCTCCGGGGACTCATGATCTTCTGTACAACCTGTCCTAAATTCATCTAGTATGTTAGGGCATTCCAAACAGCATCGACAAGTGAATATAGATGACCGTAAAGGATCTTTGATTCTCATTCCCGCAATAGAATAATTGGATCCGTTCATAAAATCTTTTGCCCGAAACCCGACCTTGTTGTCCAAAAGAAAGCCAATTGCATTGGGTCGACGGTTGACCAAAACCCATCATTTTAATCTAGGGTTTGGTCGGCTTACAACAATTGCAGATGGAAATTACCAAGATGCAGCCCGAAAGATGGCCAAGAGCGAAGGCGGGAGCTGCGACAATAGAATGAATTTAACCACCACTCCCATTCGGTGTCTTGCTGTGAATTCATGATTACAGCATTCCAAAAGCATCACATTATTGATTCCAACGGctaatttttatcatttctcgttctttctctctttcaaatAGATGCGACGGAAGGTTTCGCTGGACTTCTTAGAATAGGCACAACTCTACGTTCACAATTTGTGATTTTAAAGATTAAGAATAAATGAAAGGAGAAAGATATTTGAATGTGaaaatgtttaataaatttatttatttatttatataaataaattataaaattgttttaacgACAAAATACGAAGAGATGATTATATCATATCAGCACCATGAAGTGGAAAAATGAAAGTGAGAAATACTTTCTCATCgatcattttttataaagttgCGATATTTGCATTTTGCTTGGCAAGCATGCATATGCATAGGCACGTGAATGGCCTGATCTAGTTCGGATTAGGGTCATTGGGCCAACCTTATGTAGGTCGGAGATTCTGGGAATTCTCAGCCTAGGCCCGACCCTAGTTTCGTCTTAGCTTTTGGGACGATATAAGTTATATAACTTTGGGCTAAAAACCTACTGGTGAGGTCCTAGTGGTACCATATAGATAATATTTGTTTCAACAGCGCTTCAGCTTTTGTTAAACTTTAAGAAAGAATGATATATTATGTACAAATCCTCTAAGtttaaacttttattaaaattggtAATCTATTAGAGTTTGATTTTTCCGAGGTTTCGAATTCAATCCCCTTCTCAATAATTTGCATTTCTCTTATTTGTTTAATTGGATATCAATTGAAATTCTTTTCTATTTGGGGGTTATGAGTTTGAATTATCAGATCGACCCAAGGCCGAAATCTGCCTTTAAAGACAGCCCAAGCTGGACCCTGTGATGCTCAGGGTGGGCGCTGGTCTAAATTTACAGATGGGCACGAATCGAGCCAGCAGGCAAATAATCAGTGCCAGCATCTGTAGGGGGCCAAGCCGCCAAAGGATGTTGAGTGGGCTCTTTGGTTTTTACTTCATTCACTGCATAGGGTGGGGAGTTTGGGCCTGAAATCCCATAGACACAACTGGAAGCGGAAGATACAGGCTAGACCCAAAAATGAGCTCTGTGCCACCAGGCCTAAAAAATTGAAGTGagaaaagggtaaaaaaaatttTGGCATGGGTTTGGGCTTTTAATTCATTGCAGCGTCAATCAAACATTGCCTTGGATCCCATCATCAAAAGTTGACACTATTCTTCTTAAAATATAATGTATTGCTAAACATGAGAGAACCTCATCACCAAGAAACAATTTTGTGCTTCTCCAGAATCAGACAAATATAAGTTTTCCCCCTTGAAACTACAACCACACACCACACACCATCCACCCAAGCAATTaacacatatatataaatatagccTAATATTGTATGGCTTAATGAGCTTTTGTgggtgattttttatttatttattgggatCACGTGCTTTAAATGGTAGAAGTAGAAGTGAAAATTCGTATTGGTGGGTGgtatttattttgtcttaaaattcagatattttattatatagatcAATTTAAATTCGATataaatagtataaaaatattaatttaaatattgtctaattattaaataagtcatataatctatttaattcatttaaaatcatattctttgtttaataattaaattaaattaagttatatgATTAATTTCTCAATTAAACATGTCTATGATTTAATTgatgaatatatttaaaaatataattaaattaataaataaaattatcaaatgtgAGCCATTATATAggttgataatatatatatatatatatatatatatatatatattgttaaacaCATTATATGGATAGATATGAATTTATTCAAACATGATATAGTCAAATCAAATAATGAAAAGCCCGGTAAGTTTAAATCATATTGAATATCAAAATTTATCACCCATATTATATTACACTTTGGAAAAGGACTTGACATGACTAATCAATATAGAATTTGACACGAGAGTATAATTACTGATTTTAGTATGCTTTATCTTTCTTATAATGATCTAGATTAAGCAAATAAAGTGGAATATGACTTTAATCCATGTTAGGGTGGCGCCATCCGCCTCCATGATGGTGACATTAAAGCTATACAGCCGTCATGGGTGTGAAACCGCCACGCACGCCATTCAGATTTTAAAAGGAGTGGGGCAGATATGACTGACTCTCACCGTGCCTCATATTGTGAGGGGCCTGAGGGCCTCCCCCAACAcctgatttttttttgaaagctAGAGAGCCCCACTTTGTGACCTCCTCTCCTTACATATGTAGGTTAAATCACGTACCAACATTTTAACTCTCTCAACTCGTCTCCGATATATGCGTCCATATTTTCAACTTTTCAGTGCATACGTTTCATATTTCCTGTGTGTTTAAGAAAGAAGTGAGGACTGCCTCATAAATTATACATGCATTcatctaatattattttactgtattttgaattataatttttcaatataaaaatacttttgaataatgaaaactaaaaatattcttaaaatttaatacacactcctcttcttttttcattttatctttttcaatatttgtatgacgaaaaaaattatgatttttgaaaaataaaatgttagaaatgcgTGTTCaccattttgttatttttttagaaagtattttgaatttaaaaaataaaagatgaagaagaaaatccaaaattacaaGGTTGGACTTTTTTGAAACATTTAGtatgtattatattttcaaacacCTTAAAAAGTACCTAACACTATATCTCCGAACCCCTTAAGATCTATTGATATTGTacttttcataatttatatatatattttttctcttaatttttaaatattttcacttttaaatCACTACATATATATTAGATTTAAGTCATATTCATGTAACCACACATATGATAATTAGTGtataggttttaaaagaaaatgtataaAAGATGTTGAAATTAACtttgaatataatttaaatatttttttattgaattgagTTTCGGAGAAGAAGATTTTGTTTTAGAATtggttgagagagagagagcagatatgtcataaaaaagaaaaatagaaagggTGTTTTAGGTATATTAATCTTAGGTTGATGTATGTATGTTTTAGGCGAATGTATAAATAGTGTTGATGATCTCCTGATTCTCCTGGCTTGAAAAAGGTGCAGAAGGTAAAACCGCAAAGTTACCATGTAgcccacaacctagagttggtGACCTTTCGCCATAAGACGCGATCACGACATTTAACAATGCTTTGTGTGTGTCTGCTGGTGGGTGGGTGACAGTTAGGTTCTTCCTTACAATATTTTGTTATGTGTCCAAATCTATGACTTTATATTTGGTTAATCCTATTTAATTTCGAAGGTGCTCATGGATTGCCCATCTTCAGTCCTAATTATTGTTCTCTTTCAGAAAAGAAGCCAAAATGTTTCTTGGATTATATCTAAGATTTAAGAGTAGTACATTAAGACTTGTGGTGGAACCCTTCCGAAGAATTGGTCAATTTGATACCAGTAACCAGTTCATGGGTAATttcaaagattttaaaataGCCCCCATATCATGCCTCCAATTTCCTAGTCCCTTTCATTTACCCTACTGTGTACTTTAAATTATGGGTGGTTGTGTTATTCGAATAACTACCCAAAAGCTATAGAGAATGTTTGGGAAATTAATTTAATgtcttaatataatttaaattattaattattaaggttttattttatataactgTGGGCAAATATGTCACCATCCTCACCTATGCATCACCGACAGATGTCTCATAATTTGATGTTTTGAGGCTTAATATCTTAATCCttaatttctttaatgattAGAAAAATATGGATCTTAGGGTTGTTTGCTAACTATTCtcaaaaagagatttttttttttctttttttggtttgagaacaaaaagtaagaaaaacatatttaaaaataaaaaaatgaaaagtagtttttattttaaaaaaacaaaaataaaggtgTTTTTTAGaatgtattttatttgttttcatatgTTGCcacttgttttttatgtttgttttgaaaaataatacaaaaaaaacattacacataagatttatttattaaaaatattaaaaaacataaaaataagtaaataatatttCCCATTCTctaatgaattttcatttaaaaaaatataataaaataatttttgaaaactattcttaaaaattattttttaaagaatagtttttgaaaaagtaCCTAAATAGAATCTTAAGCTTTGacaaatgtgttttaaaaaataatttttaaaaattatcatttaacattttgaaaaacaaaagtttatttaaaaacttcaaaaatgttttaacttattttttgtaatttcttcTTGGTATCAGTGtaagcatttaaaaaaaaacttcgtaaaatgaaaacaacttaaaatattttttagaaaatactgtATTTTCGGTTCATAAGaagaaaattgtattttaattagtaaatatgtttttctatttttaatttaaaaaattaaaaactgtttttataaCCGTTAAAAAACAAGCCCTTGGATTCTCACATCTTCCGCTCATTTAGATTTCAATATATGTTTCCCAgaacatcatcatcatcatctccatGTCGCCAACAGAAGACTCGTACTACACGAATAATATTGCCGACATTTCATCCTCCCTTACCTATAAGTAAAACTTGGTTAGCAAATAGCAGTTAAGTAAAGCATGGGCAGAACAGACAGTCTTGTACCCCGTATGGAGACTAGAGGCTAAAAGGCTAAAACGCAATCCGGACCCCTGGGGGCATCCTCCTTCAAGTCCTCGCTTCAAGAACTGTACAACTCTAACACTATTTCTATCTCTTCTCTCATTTAGGCATGCATCCCGATTCCCAATAGTGCTTCTTAAAATGGACAGTCATGATCAAATAACGGTTCTGCCAGACTGCTACACCAGAAAGTGAAAACTGAAAAGTGCCTTTCCTCAATAAAAATAGCTCTAGCGAAATACAGCATTGAGCATCGAAAATTTAAGAGCTGCTCGCTTACAACCCAAAGCTTTTTAGGGTTTCGAGATACAAGCGGACAAATAGTCTTAAAAACACAATGGGGGTATGGCAGGACTAAACCCTAATGCATGTGAACTGCCGACTAACTCAAGGATGGAGTTACAATGTAGTCTTGTAGTGAACAACGGAAACAAGCTTTTGTTGCTTACATTACATGAGATTGGCGTCCTTCCCAAAAGTTTACAAGGCAATATGTATAAGAATATTGAAGCGTGTGGGACCGACGGCAGAGATAAGACCCCGTGAGAAAAAATCTCTACCACAGAAAAAACACAAAGCTAGCCGGTCATCTTCACCATCATTTAACTTTATACACACAAAATAAAGTTCCAATCTGGACATCAAACCAGATAGTGATGCTGGTAAAAAGGGGTGCATGCCCAGGTAGGGCGATAGATCTATGTCACTTCGCTGTGATTCACATTTCGCACTCCTCCCATCGGTGCATGGTACAATATTTCACATATTTCAGAAAGTGCTAATATGCGCCATCCATATAATATTGCACTTCTAAGTGCAGTATGTAGAAAATAATGGAGGCATGAATTACTATGTGATTGTTCTTCCTCGTACCAAAACCGGGAGACCGCTACCAAAAGTGGCGGTGAGTCCGGGAGAGAACCGAGGAATGGGACACGGGGTAGCCAATTCGATGTGGAAGCGTCGGACCAATGAAAGAGCCACACTTTTGAACTCCATCAGAGCCATTTCCTTTCCCAAACAGACCCTTATCCCCGCTTGGAAAACTGGGTACTTAAATGGGTTTTCTGGGAAAAAGACACCATCCTTGAGCCACCGTTCTGGCTTGAATTCTAAACAGTCAGGGCCCCAGATCCCTTCTATCCGACCCATTGCATAGGGGTGGTAAGTAACTCTTGTGCCTCTTTGTACAAATGTTCCATCTGGTAGCACATCGTCTTCCTGACAGAATTTTGAATCGAATTGTATCGGTGGATAGAGTCTCATGCTCTCATGCACTGCTGCCTGTAAATAGTGGAGTTCTTGCATTTGCTCGAAGCTTGTAACCTCTTGATCCGGACCAATGATTTTGTCCGCCTCCGACCTAATTGCTGCCCCCACCTTCGGGTGGTTGGACAACAGCCAGAAGAAGCTGGTTAAAGCTGAAGCAACTGTGTCGCGGCCAGCTAATAGGAAGCTTATGACGATGTCTCTCAGGTATGTGTCATCGTTTAGGTTTCTCATGAACAATGAAAGAAGATCCTTATGGGCAGAAAAGCCCATTTTACGCTTCTGCTTTATGACCTCTTGGGCAAGAATATTGATCAGTTTAATGGCTTTTCGCAGTTTCTTCTCAGTACCTAGGTTCAACACACGTTTGATCCTCCAAACCAGCGGGGACGCAGCCATGGCTCTGGCTGCCGACAATTTGGATGCTAGGTCGAAGGCATCGGCAAATTCTGAGATGGGGAGGGACAACTCTAGGCACCCAGGGTCCAACCCAAAGGAGAATCTGCATATGCTATCAAAAGAGAACCTTCTGAACACATCTTGCAAATCCAAAACTCCATCTTCGTTGCCCGCAACCGACCATAAAAGTGGGAGAAGCCTGCGTTCGATCTCGTAATTGACAATCTCGAATGCATAGGACCGTATAGAGGTCCTTCCAAGCTCTAGACTTGCCATTTTTCTTTgaaacctccataattctccGTCCACGTTGAAAATACCCCTACCCAGGAAGTCCCCAAGGATTGCGGAGAAGGGTTTCCCCTTTGGGTAATTCTCAAATCTAGTCTTGAGCATATACTCCACGTTATCCTGGTTTGCAGTGATGGTGTTGCCCAGCACATGTACGTGGATAGTTTGAGTTGGGGAGTTTCGGAGGAGATGAGTGTACCAATCACAGAGATTGTGGAATTGTTTGGACCAACTCAAGGTGACATAGCTGTGGCAAATTTCACAATTACACCATAGCTTCAGTCTTAGAGATTGGAAATATATGATATACGACAAACACAAGAAGAttataaagaagaagaaggtaagGAAGTGAGTGGAGACATGAAGGGACTGCAACCA includes the following:
- the LOC104880144 gene encoding cytochrome P450 94C1 isoform X1 — protein: MHLNPSMEDEVPSWLQSLHVSTHFLTFFFFIIFLCLSYIIYFQSLRLKLWCNCEICHSYVTLSWSKQFHNLCDWYTHLLRNSPTQTIHVHVLGNTITANQDNVEYMLKTRFENYPKGKPFSAILGDFLGRGIFNVDGELWRFQRKMASLELGRTSIRSYAFEIVNYEIERRLLPLLWSVAGNEDGVLDLQDVFRRFSFDSICRFSFGLDPGCLELSLPISEFADAFDLASKLSAARAMAASPLVWRIKRVLNLGTEKKLRKAIKLINILAQEVIKQKRKMGFSAHKDLLSLFMRNLNDDTYLRDIVISFLLAGRDTVASALTSFFWLLSNHPKVGAAIRSEADKIIGPDQEVTSFEQMQELHYLQAAVHESMRLYPPIQFDSKFCQEDDVLPDGTFVQRGTRVTYHPYAMGRIEGIWGPDCLEFKPERWLKDGVFFPENPFKYPVFQAGIRVCLGKEMALMEFKSVALSLVRRFHIELATPCPIPRFSPGLTATFGSGLPVLVRGRTIT
- the LOC104880144 gene encoding cytochrome P450 94C1 isoform X2; the encoded protein is MNSYVTLSWSKQFHNLCDWYTHLLRNSPTQTIHVHVLGNTITANQDNVEYMLKTRFENYPKGKPFSAILGDFLGRGIFNVDGELWRFQRKMASLELGRTSIRSYAFEIVNYEIERRLLPLLWSVAGNEDGVLDLQDVFRRFSFDSICRFSFGLDPGCLELSLPISEFADAFDLASKLSAARAMAASPLVWRIKRVLNLGTEKKLRKAIKLINILAQEVIKQKRKMGFSAHKDLLSLFMRNLNDDTYLRDIVISFLLAGRDTVASALTSFFWLLSNHPKVGAAIRSEADKIIGPDQEVTSFEQMQELHYLQAAVHESMRLYPPIQFDSKFCQEDDVLPDGTFVQRGTRVTYHPYAMGRIEGIWGPDCLEFKPERWLKDGVFFPENPFKYPVFQAGIRVCLGKEMALMEFKSVALSLVRRFHIELATPCPIPRFSPGLTATFGSGLPVLVRGRTIT